In Streptomyces sp. TLI_146, the genomic stretch ACCACCAGCTACGACGGGTCGGTGCGGGTGTGGGACTTGGAGGCAGGAACCGAACGCGCCGCCCTCACCGGCCACACCCGCAGGGTGAACGCAGTGGCGGTAGCGCAGATCGATGGCCGCCCGCACGCCGTCACCACCAGCAACGACTGCACGGTGCGGGTGTGGGACCTGGAGGCAGGAACCGAACGCGCCGCCCTCACCGGCCACACCAGCAGGGTGAACGGGGTGGCGGTAGCGCAGATCGATGGCCGCCCGCACGCCGTCACCACCAGCAACGACTGCACGGTGCGGGTGTGGGACCTGGAGGCGGAAACCGAACGTGCCATTCTCGCCGGCCACACCAGCGAGGTGAACGCGGTGGCGGTAGCGCAGATCGATGGCCGCCCGCACGCCGTCACCACCAGCTACGACGGGTCGGTGCGGGTGTGGGACTTGGAGGCGGGAACCGAACGTGCCATCCTCACCGGGCACATCGGCTCGGTAACCGCGGTGGCGGTAGCGCAGATCGATGGCCGCCCGCACGCCGTCACCACCAGCAACGACGGGTCGGTGCGGGTGTGGGACTTGGAGGCAGGAACCGAACGCGCCGCCCTCACCGGCCACACCAGCTGGGTGAACGGGGTGGCGATAGCGCAGATTGACGGCCGCCCGCACGCCGTCACCACCAGCAACGACTGCACGGTGCGGGTGTGGGACCTGGGAGTGGGGGCCGAACGCGCCGCCCTCACCGGCCACATCGGCTCGGTAACCGCGGTGGCGGTAGCGCAGATCGATGGCCGCCCGCACGCCGTCACCACCAGCAACGACTGCACGGTGCGGGTGTGGGACCTGGGAGTGGGGGCCGAACGCGCCATCCTCGCCGGCCACACCAGCGAGGTGAACGCGGTGGCGGTAGCGCAGATCGAGGATCGCCCGCACGCCGTCACCACCAGCAACGACTGCACGGTGCGGGTGTGGGACCTGGGAGTGGGGGCCGAACGCGCCATCCTCACCGGGCACATCGGCTCGGTAACCGCGGTGGCGGTAGCGCAGATCGATGGCCGCCCGCACGCCGTCACCACCAGCTACGACGGGTCGGTGCGGGTGTGGGACTTGGAGGCAGGAACCGAACGCGCCATCCTCACCGGCCACACCGACTGGGTGAACGCGGTGGCGGTAGCGCAGATTGACGGCCGCCCGCACGCCGTCACCACCAGCAACGACTGCACGGTGCGGGTGTGGGACCTGGGAGTGGGGGCCGAACGCGCCATCCTCACCGGCCACACCAGCTCGGTAACCGCGGTGGCGATAGCGCAGATCGACGGCCGCCCGCACGCCGTCACCACCAGCAAGGACGAGTCGGTGCGGGTGTGGGACTTGGAGGCAGGAACCGAACGCGCCATCCTCACCGGCCACACCGACTGGGTGAACGCGGTGGCGGTAGCGCAGATCGACGGCCGCCCGCACGCCGTCACCACCAGCAACGACTGCACGGTGCGGCTATGGGACCTGGGAGTGGGGGCCGAACGCGCCGCCCTCACCGGCCACACCGACTGGGTGAACGCGGTGGCGGTAGCGCAGATCGATGGCCGCCCGCACGCCGTCACCACCAGCAACGACTGCACGGTGCGGCTATGGGACCTGGTTTCAGCACGTCCCATAGCAGTGGCCTACACACCGTTGCCGGTCTCCGGGCTTGTTGTGCACGACCGCGCCGCCATTTTGGGGATGACAAGCGAGATTGTGGTCCTTGAGCGAGTGCAGGAATAGTGAGAATTTCGGCGCCAGAGCCTGTCCCACACCGGGCTGGCAGGCGTCAGGGGGTGGGCGCCGACCAGTCGATGAGGGCAGGTCGGACGGCCGCGCACAGCGGGTGGCCACGCTGATCAGTCAGGCCGAGTTGGCCGACGAGCAGCCCTTGCTCGACTGCGGTGTTCAAGACCTCCGGGGTGATGCCGTTGAACCAAGCTCGGCGCGTCGGAACGTCGTGAACACACCGTCCTCCACCGCCCCCAGGGCAGGTAGATGGAACGGCCGCCTGGCCGCCCTTGCACGTAGGGGCCGCGCAGGTCCCAGCCCGATGCCGTGGCGCTCGCGGTGACCCCCAGGGCCCGCGTGGCCCCTGCGGCGTCGCCCGGTTGCAGGTGGAGGAGTTCCTCGCAGCCCTCCCACAGCTGCACGCCCACATGGCTGTTGCGGTGACCGCCGCAACGGAACTTCGCGTACCGCCCCGCCCTCATACAGGATCGATGTCGTAGGAACCTTGCGCGTACGACGGGTGCTGCCCGCGTTCCGCACTGCCATCACGGGAACGGTACGGAGCATGGGCAGCCGACACAGAGCTAAGACCGAAGGGGGCTTCTCTGGGACAGCTACTGACCGTAGCCATTGCCAACTGGATCACGGATTTGCTAGTCCACTGCTAACGAACCGCCTTCATTGCCCACGAAGTCGCGGATCCTAGAGCGGAGCCGCTGTACTCCAGCAACTCGCCAACCTCTTCCGCGTAATAGCCGGTGGCGGGGTCAAGGAGGACCTGGGCGATCTCGTAGAGGTCCTCCGATTCATCTGCCAGGGCTGCATAGGCGTTCCGCCCGCGGTCGAGGTGTACCCGGTAGAACGTCATCGAGCCGACAGCAGCATCCTGCAGGGCGTACGCCGGGCACGCGTCGGTGCCGCATTCGCTCGACTCGGCCGGGCATCGGCGGTCGTCGTGCACCCGTCGGCGATGTACCACGGTGACGTCCCACCGTTCAAGCGTGTCCGCGTCGGGGGTGTCGCACAATTCGTCGACGTAGGCGATACGCAAACGCAGCTCGGTGGGGTCGCCGGGGAGTAGAGAGGTCTCGATCACCGCGGCAGCCTAGCCATCAGGCGCTCGCGGCCTCGCCTCTGCCGCCGCGGACGTAGTGAAGGGCCGTGGCGACGGCCGTGCTACCGGCGGCACCTGGGTCCATCGGATGGGGCGCCGGACATGCCGAAGCCCCCGGAATCGCGGGGATTCCGGGGGCAGGAGGGCAGGTGGTGCTAGTTCTCGGTGGAGCCGTCGTCGGTGGCATCGCCGGTGCGGCGTCGGCGGGCCACGACGAGGGCGGCTGCACCGGCGGCGAGGAGGACTCCGGCACCGCCGAGCAGCCACGGGGTGGCGTCCGCGCCGGTGTGGGCGAGAGAGCCCTCCGGGGTCGGGGCGCCGGGGCTCGGCGGGGTCTCGTCCGGGACCGGCGTGTGGGCGGCCGAGGCGGAAGGCGACGGCTTGGTGTCCGGGGTCGGCTTGTCCGTCGGCGGGACTGGCGGCTTCGTCGGCGGCACCGTCGGCGGGATGGTGGGCGGCGGAGTGGGCTTCTCCTTCTTGGTGTCGGCAAAGGTGATGGCGACGGTCGAGCCGGGCTTCGCGGTGAACTTCTGCGGCGTGGAGTCGAGCTGGTAGCCCTCGGGGGCCTTGGTCTCGGTGGCGGTGTAGGCGGTGCCGTTGCGGGAGGCGACCGGGAGCTGGGCCTTGGCGGTGCCGTCCTTGCCGGTGGTCAGGGTGACCGGGTCGCCGCCGCTGCCCGCCGGGATGATGTTGATGACGGCGCCAGGCAGCGGCTTGCCGCTGTCCTTGTCGGTCTTGGTGACGGTGAGGTCGGCGGGCTTGAAGGGATCGATGACCGTCAGGGGCGTGCCGTTGCCGGGGGTGACGATGACGTCCTGGTCGGCGACGGTGTTGTGCAGGGGGCTGCCGCTGCCGGTCTCCTTGAGGCGGTAGACGCCTGCGGCGAGGTCCTTGAAGACCAGTTGGCCCTCCGCGTCGGTCTTGCCGGTGGCCACCTCCTTGCCGGAGGAATCGAGCAGGGCGAAGGTGGCGCCAGCCATCAGGTCACCGCCGGGGTCCTTCTTGAGGATCTTGATGCCGCCGTACTCGACCATGTTCCGCGGGGCGGTCGTGGACGGGGTGGGCTCGGGGGCATGGGCCGAGGCGGCCGGGGCCCAGGCCAGCGTGCCGGTCACGGTGGTAGCGACGGCGAGGGCAACAGCGGAGAGAGAGCGGACGGATCGGGTGGGCAAGGAGGAACTCCAGGTCGGGGCGGGTCTGTTCGGGGTGAGGGGCGGTTCAGCGGGCACGGGCGGCGCCGCGTGCGGGTGGCGGAGCGGGAGTGGGATGGGCGGTACGGCCCTCGGCGCGGCGGGGCGCGGACGTCTGCCATGCGCCGGGGAACCAGACGGCGGTGTACTGCTCGATGGCGTCGCGGAGCCCGCCGGTGACGGCGCCCTCCCAGGGCGGGCGGCCGACGGGGCCGAACGTGCCGTACTGCTTGCTGCGTTTGGGGGTGTTCTTGGCTTCGTCGCGGCGGTGGAAGGTGCCGTGGTCCACGAAGGTGAGCGCCACGGCGTCGATCTCGCCCCGGTCCGCATGGAGGACAGCCAGGCGCAGGCCGCCGTACGTGTCCGCGTGGATGGTTGGCGTGAAGCTGATCCTCAGCCGCAGCGGTGCTCCCGGAACGGGGGTGGCGTAGTAGGTGTTACCCACGACGGCGCTGTGCGCGAAGGGGAGGCACAGTTCGGCGAAGAACTCGGGGGCATGCATCAACACGAGGTGACTCCGGTGGGGATGGAGCCCGGCGTCATCGGCGCAGGCCGGGCAGGGCCGGCGGTGGGCTGGGCAGGGCCGGGCGGCTGGTGGTGCTCCAGCGCGGGACGCTGCGCGTACCAAGCGCGGGCGGGCGGCGGCGGGCGGCGGTCTGCTGGACGTCGAGCGGGGTGGGTGCGGGAGGCTTCGGGGGCTCGACGGGGGTGAGCTGGGCGAGCCGGGCAAGCCGGGGATCGAGGGTGTCCTTGTAGCGGGCGACCGGGGTGGGGTCGACGAAGGCGGCGGCGGTCGCTGCGATGAGGTGCTTGGGGGTACGGGCGGTGAAGATCGCCTCAGCACGGGTTCCCCAGCCCTCGGGTCCGGCCCACAGCTCCACGGTTTCGCGGTCCGGGCCGGTACCGACGACGTCGATGCTGGCTCCCGCCAGCCCGTCCGGGGCGACAATCTCTACCGTGCCGCGGGCCGGCGGTCGGCCTTCCCAGCCGGCGTCGAGCAGGGGCTGGACCGCATCCGTCCAGCGGTACGACGGATCGGCCAGGAAGCTGTCGGTGTCCGTGCTCCACTCGCGGGCGAGGGCACTGGTGAGGCCGTGGACGATCTCGGGCGGGGTGTTCTGGTTGAAGGTGGCCGTCCAGGTCGCGCGGGACACGGCGTCCTCGGCTGCGCTGATCCGCCACACCTCGTAGTCATCGCCCGCCCAGCCGATCTTGATCCGGTGGTCGGGTGAGGTGACGACCGTCTGGAACGGCCCGTCGTCCAGGTGGTGCTGCGGCCAGTGCTTGACGGGGTCGAAGCTCGGATCGGCGTGGCCGGGCAGGCCGGCGAGGTAGCGCGGGGAGACGCAGACATCTCCCTCGATCACGGTGGGGTCGGTCATGGGTGTATCCGTCGGGGTCGGGAGGGAGGTCAGCGGGTGGCCGTCGGGCGCAGAACAGGCGCGGTCGGTCTCGGCGGGGCGGTGGCCGTGACCAGGTGGGGTGGCGCCGATGCCGGGCGTGGTGAGGTGAGTTCGGCCAGGATGTGGCGCTTGAGGGCGCCGCGCTGGTCGGCGTTCAGGACGGATGTGTCCAGTTGGCCGGGGGTGGTCTCGAAGGGCCGCAGCCGGTGGCGGATGTGGTCGTAGGCGTCGGGCTGCTCGTCGGCCAGGCAGTGAAGGGCCCGCTCGAAGACGCCGTGGTGGGCGGCGTGTTCGGGCTCGTCCTGTTCGCGCTGGGTGATGGTCTGGGCGTACTGGCGGGCGACGCGGGTGTTCTCGGCGGTGCGCTGGTGGACGGCGACGAGGAAGCGGCGGGCGTTCAGGACGGCGAAGGCGGCCTGGCGCGGCAGGGTGTCCAGGTCGGTGGTGAGCGGGCCGAGCAGGGTGGGGCTGGTGGCCCCGGCGAGCGGGGCGGTCATCTGTGCGAGTTCGTCCAGCGCGGTGCGCCAGCGGCGCAGCAGCAGGGGGTGGCGCAGTTCGACGTTGCGTTCGTCCTGCTCGCGCGCATCGGCGGCGACGGTGTTGCGGAAGGCGAGGGGGCTCTGGGCGAGCAGTGCGTGGACGGCCGGGGTCATGGTGGCGAAGAGGTAGCCCTCGCCCGCGCCCCATTCAACGGCGTCGAACACATCGGCCGGACCGGGCCGCTCGGGGCGCGGCTCCAGCTGGGCCGTGGCGTACTCCTGGGCGAGGAGCTGCTCGAAGCGGTCGGGGAAGGCGCTGCGCAACCAGCGGCGAGCGGTGGCGTCGGGGTTGGTGTCTACCTGGTGGCCGGCTGAGGCGCGGTGGTTGGTGCGGCGCCGGTCGGCTTCCTCGGCTCGGGCCTGGGCCAGGGCGGTACGGATCTGCTGGAGCTGGCGCCCGGTGCGTCCGGCCCTCGGGTCCCCGATCCAGGTCATGCGCTCGGCGGAGACCTGTATCTCGCCCTCGGCGAAGCGCAGCGCGTCGACGAGGTCGTCGCGGAAGTGCGGTCCGTGCAGCAGCTTGCGGGAGCTGCGGGGCAGGTGTCCGGTCGCGTCCGCGATGGCGGCCGTGACCAGGTTGCGGAAGCTGTCCTGCAGGAGCGGCTGGAGTTGCGCGGCGCCCATGTTCGCAAGGTCGTTCAGGCGCAGGGAGCGCCGCTCGGGCGAGGGAGTACGGGAGGGCTGGGGCATGGCGGGGTTCCTGTTCAGCGGGCCTGGCTCGGGGCGGTGCGCGGGCTACGCCGCGGACGGCGGGGGTGCGGCGGCGAGGGTGAGGTGGCCGAGGGCCTCGTCGGCGCGTGCCTGGGCGACGTCCGCTGTGGGCCCGGTGGTGATCAGGAAGCCGGCACGGGCGCTGAACATGTCGCCGTCGGGCGGAAGGATGACCGTGTCGCCGACCGTGCGCTGGAAGGCAACCTGCTCCAGCCACGGGGTGCGGGCGGCGAAGTCGTCGTCGAAGTGGCAGTGGCAGTGGGTCAGAGTGCCGGAGGCATTCGGGTACAGCAGCCGGATCGCGGCGGCGCTGTGGCGCGTGCGGGTGAGGTCGGGGGCCTGGCCGCAGGCGGTGTCGGCCGCGGCGCGGGCCAGGTCGACGCCGGTGGCGAGCTTCACGAGGTGGCCGATCATGTCGCCGCCGATCCGGGCGTTGACCTCGATCAGGCGGGGGCGGCCACCCACCAGGCGCATCTCGACGTGGCTCACA encodes the following:
- a CDS encoding collagen binding domain-containing protein gives rise to the protein MPTRSVRSLSAVALAVATTVTGTLAWAPAASAHAPEPTPSTTAPRNMVEYGGIKILKKDPGGDLMAGATFALLDSSGKEVATGKTDAEGQLVFKDLAAGVYRLKETGSGSPLHNTVADQDVIVTPGNGTPLTVIDPFKPADLTVTKTDKDSGKPLPGAVINIIPAGSGGDPVTLTTGKDGTAKAQLPVASRNGTAYTATETKAPEGYQLDSTPQKFTAKPGSTVAITFADTKKEKPTPPPTIPPTVPPTKPPVPPTDKPTPDTKPSPSASAAHTPVPDETPPSPGAPTPEGSLAHTGADATPWLLGGAGVLLAAGAAALVVARRRRTGDATDDGSTEN
- a CDS encoding DUF317 domain-containing protein, whose protein sequence is MTDPTVIEGDVCVSPRYLAGLPGHADPSFDPVKHWPQHHLDDGPFQTVVTSPDHRIKIGWAGDDYEVWRISAAEDAVSRATWTATFNQNTPPEIVHGLTSALAREWSTDTDSFLADPSYRWTDAVQPLLDAGWEGRPPARGTVEIVAPDGLAGASIDVVGTGPDRETVELWAGPEGWGTRAEAIFTARTPKHLIAATAAAFVDPTPVARYKDTLDPRLARLAQLTPVEPPKPPAPTPLDVQQTAARRRPPALGTRSVPRWSTTSRPALPSPPPALPGLRR
- a CDS encoding DUF5990 family protein, which gives rise to MTPEVLNTAVEQGLLVGQLGLTDQRGHPLCAAVRPALIDWSAPTP